The Nitrospiraceae bacterium genome includes a window with the following:
- a CDS encoding VTT domain-containing protein, which yields MPSSFQFLVDHGASVLFAVVFLEQVGLPIPAIPLLVAAGALVGAGKMSLVTALLIPVAAAVPPDVAWYYLGRTKGGRVLGFLCRMSLEPDSCVRSTENLFQQQGPRALLLAKFIPGFSTVAPPLAGIVGMSPLTFLLYDMAGAVLWVAVSAGVGALFSSQLEQLAALFDQAGAVLVSVLLVGLVGFIGYKYYHRQKFIRDLRMAKISVDELKRRLDAGEAITIVDVRHPLSLELDPEMIPGAMNFLLEEIEHRHHEIPRDREIVLYCTCPNEVSSARTAFMLKKKGIHRVRPLEGGLDAWRDRQFPVERRVNIALNAGAVPPGSVE from the coding sequence ATGCCGTCGTCGTTTCAATTCCTGGTGGACCACGGAGCTTCCGTGCTGTTCGCCGTGGTGTTTCTCGAGCAGGTGGGTCTTCCGATTCCGGCCATTCCCCTCTTGGTCGCTGCGGGCGCCTTGGTCGGTGCCGGGAAGATGAGTCTGGTCACCGCGTTGCTGATCCCCGTCGCCGCGGCGGTTCCTCCGGACGTGGCCTGGTACTATCTCGGGCGAACCAAAGGCGGACGCGTCCTGGGATTTCTGTGCCGGATGTCGCTTGAGCCCGACTCCTGCGTACGAAGCACCGAGAACCTGTTTCAACAGCAGGGGCCGCGCGCGCTGCTCCTGGCGAAGTTTATTCCAGGCTTCAGCACCGTCGCTCCTCCCCTGGCCGGGATCGTCGGCATGAGTCCCCTGACGTTCCTCCTGTACGATATGGCCGGCGCCGTACTCTGGGTGGCCGTGAGCGCGGGAGTGGGCGCGCTGTTCAGCAGCCAGCTCGAGCAGCTTGCCGCCCTTTTCGATCAGGCCGGCGCGGTGTTGGTGAGTGTGCTCTTGGTCGGGTTGGTTGGCTTCATCGGGTATAAGTACTACCATCGCCAGAAATTCATCCGCGACTTGCGAATGGCCAAGATCTCGGTGGACGAACTGAAGCGACGATTGGACGCCGGCGAAGCGATCACGATAGTCGACGTGCGGCATCCCTTGTCGCTGGAATTGGATCCGGAGATGATTCCCGGTGCGATGAATTTCTTGCTGGAGGAAATCGAGCACCGGCACCACGAGATTCCACGGGACCGCGAGATTGTGTTGTACTGTACCTGTCCCAACGAAGTCTCCAGCGCCCGTACGGCGTTCATGCTCAAGAAAAAAGGCATCCATCGAGTGAGGCCCTTGGAGGGTGGCTTGGATGCCTGGCGGGATCGACAGTTCCCGGTCGAGCGGAGAGTGAACATTGCCTTGAATGCCGGAGCGGTGCCTCCCGGGTCTGTTGAGTAG
- a CDS encoding cytochrome-c peroxidase — translation MRKRWTSWGVIGVIVGGLALLPPAAGSSGMQVASESQAVPLGLEDPAGFIPADNQQSAKKVELGRLLFFDRRLSKNDTIACASCHMAEKGFADGQPVSTGINGLKGGRSAPVSFNRVYSKAQFWDGRADRLEDQSIGPFVSPVEHGFANHDELVSKLRQIEGYRTLFREVFGHDIQIGDVGKAIASFQRTILSGNSAVDRYDVGGEEPALSESARRGLELFRGKARCTRCHSGFNFSDEKFHNLGIGWDTNTVDLGRYMVTKSPEDIGAFKTPTLREISRTAPYMHDGRFSTLEDVVEFYDKGGIKNPYLDNTLIPLELTDEEKKDLVAMLRSLNGEGWQQVKAPQSFPK, via the coding sequence ATGCGGAAGCGATGGACATCGTGGGGGGTGATCGGCGTCATCGTCGGGGGCTTGGCCTTGTTGCCACCTGCCGCAGGGAGTTCCGGAATGCAGGTGGCTTCGGAGAGCCAAGCCGTTCCATTGGGATTGGAGGATCCGGCGGGGTTTATCCCTGCCGACAACCAACAAAGTGCGAAGAAGGTCGAGCTCGGCCGCTTGCTCTTCTTCGATCGGCGGCTGTCCAAGAACGACACGATCGCCTGCGCGAGTTGTCATATGGCGGAGAAGGGCTTTGCAGACGGCCAACCGGTATCGACCGGCATCAACGGATTGAAGGGAGGGCGCAGTGCGCCGGTTTCATTCAACCGTGTCTACAGCAAGGCGCAGTTCTGGGACGGACGGGCGGACAGGCTGGAAGACCAGTCGATTGGACCGTTCGTCAGTCCCGTGGAGCATGGATTCGCAAACCACGATGAGTTGGTCAGCAAACTGCGCCAGATCGAGGGCTACCGCACATTGTTCCGAGAGGTGTTCGGACACGACATCCAGATCGGCGACGTAGGCAAGGCGATCGCAAGCTTCCAGCGCACGATTCTCTCCGGAAACAGTGCCGTCGATCGCTATGATGTCGGCGGTGAAGAGCCGGCGCTCAGCGAATCGGCACGGCGCGGGTTGGAATTGTTTCGCGGCAAGGCCCGTTGCACGCGGTGCCACTCGGGCTTCAACTTTTCCGACGAAAAGTTTCACAACCTGGGCATTGGTTGGGATACCAATACGGTGGATCTCGGTCGGTACATGGTCACCAAGAGCCCAGAAGACATTGGGGCTTTCAAAACCCCGACGCTGCGCGAGATCTCACGGACTGCTCCGTACATGCACGACGGCCGATTCTCGACGTTGGAAGACGTCGTCGAGTTCTACGACAAGGGCGGGATTAAGAATCCGTACCTGGACAACACCCTCATTCCCCTCGAACTGACCGACGAGGAGAAAAAGGACTTGGTGGCGATGTTACGGTCTTTGAACGGCGAGGGTTGGCAACAGGTGAAGGCCCCGCAGTCGTTTCCGAAGTAA
- a CDS encoding hydrogen peroxide-inducible genes activator produces the protein MTLTELQYIVVLAQEGHFGRAAERSFVTQPALSLAIKKLEDELDVTIFERRKNQVVPTPLGQQIIQQAQRVLEEADRIKLLASQGKNQLVGPLRFGVIATVGPYLLPDLVPQLHKRAPQMPLEIEENLTVNLTAMLKNGKLDVIMIAFPFEEPGILTQPLYDEPFKAVVPADHALARKSKLDSTALNAERVLLPHAGHCFRQQVLDSCPELSRSDTEGLQGNSLETIRQMVASGLGITVMPASAVTNKHHNKRLAIVEFAKPVPERRIGLAWRKGFARPAVIGVIREAVRTVKIADLSVLPA, from the coding sequence GTGACGCTGACGGAACTGCAGTACATCGTGGTGCTCGCACAGGAAGGTCACTTCGGTCGTGCCGCGGAGCGGTCGTTCGTAACCCAGCCGGCGTTGAGCCTTGCCATCAAGAAACTCGAAGACGAGTTGGATGTGACGATCTTCGAGCGGCGCAAGAACCAGGTTGTCCCGACGCCGTTGGGCCAGCAGATCATCCAGCAGGCCCAGCGGGTGTTGGAGGAGGCGGACCGCATCAAGCTCCTGGCTTCGCAGGGTAAGAACCAGTTGGTGGGGCCGCTGCGATTCGGCGTGATCGCCACGGTGGGCCCTTACCTCCTGCCCGATCTCGTGCCGCAGCTCCACAAGCGGGCACCCCAAATGCCGTTGGAGATCGAAGAAAACCTGACGGTGAACCTGACTGCGATGCTGAAGAACGGCAAGCTCGACGTGATCATGATCGCCTTTCCGTTCGAGGAACCGGGCATTCTCACCCAGCCCCTGTACGACGAACCGTTCAAGGCCGTCGTGCCGGCCGACCACGCGCTCGCTCGCAAATCGAAACTGGATTCGACGGCGCTGAACGCCGAACGCGTGCTCCTCCCTCACGCAGGGCATTGCTTCAGGCAGCAAGTACTGGACAGTTGTCCGGAATTGAGCCGGTCGGACACGGAAGGACTACAGGGCAACTCGCTGGAGACAATCCGTCAGATGGTGGCGTCCGGATTGGGCATCACGGTCATGCCGGCCAGTGCGGTCACGAACAAACATCACAACAAGCGGCTGGCCATCGTGGAATTCGCCAAGCCGGTACCTGAGCGCCGGATCGGGCTGGCCTGGCGCAAGGGGTTCGCACGGCCGGCGGTGATCGGCGTGATTCGCGAGGCCGTAAGGACGGTGAAGATCGCCGATCTGTCGGTGCTTCCAGCCTAA
- a CDS encoding MBL fold metallo-hydrolase gives MADSRKRLDSNIAGDFFVDATCINCDACRQLAPETFSEVGENSAVVSQPVTIRERYRACQALLACPVGSIGTESSEQALLREAMASFPLPICGEVSYCGFNAQQSFGANSFFVEHPEGNWLVDSPRFLKHLVEAFERRGGVRFIFLTHEDDIADAARYAAHFQSTRIIHRADVEAMPDAERIVEGTEPVRLAPEFLAIPVPGHTAGSMALLYRDQVLFTGDHLWWEPKTKTLEAPLQLVWDRAALLRSIGTLLPHRFEWILAGHGDRTRLPVEEMRSRLRELLSRRQAVTVSR, from the coding sequence ATGGCTGATTCCCGCAAGCGCCTGGACTCGAACATTGCCGGCGACTTCTTTGTCGATGCGACCTGCATCAACTGCGATGCCTGCCGCCAGTTGGCGCCGGAAACCTTTTCAGAAGTCGGAGAGAATTCGGCGGTTGTCTCTCAACCGGTGACCATCCGGGAGCGCTATCGCGCGTGCCAGGCATTGCTGGCCTGCCCGGTCGGTTCGATCGGAACGGAGTCATCGGAACAGGCGCTCTTGCGCGAGGCGATGGCCAGTTTTCCCCTGCCGATCTGCGGCGAGGTGTCGTACTGTGGGTTTAACGCCCAGCAGTCGTTCGGTGCCAACAGCTTTTTCGTAGAACATCCCGAAGGAAACTGGCTGGTGGATTCACCCCGCTTCCTCAAACACCTGGTCGAGGCGTTCGAACGGCGTGGCGGGGTCAGATTCATCTTCCTGACGCACGAGGATGATATCGCGGACGCAGCCCGCTATGCGGCGCATTTCCAGTCCACGCGCATCATCCACCGCGCCGACGTCGAGGCGATGCCGGATGCGGAGCGCATTGTGGAGGGAACAGAGCCGGTCAGGCTGGCCCCTGAGTTTCTCGCCATACCTGTTCCGGGCCATACCGCAGGCAGCATGGCCCTGCTCTATCGCGACCAGGTGTTGTTCACGGGTGATCACCTCTGGTGGGAACCCAAGACGAAAACGCTCGAAGCACCCCTTCAGTTGGTCTGGGATCGCGCCGCCCTGCTGCGGTCGATCGGCACGTTGCTCCCGCACCGGTTCGAATGGATTCTGGCCGGCCACGGGGATCGTACTAGGCTGCCGGTGGAAGAAATGCGGTCCCGGCTTCGCGAGTTGCTCAGCCGCCGTCAAGCCGTGACGGTCTCCCGTTAG